The following coding sequences lie in one Cloeon dipterum chromosome 1, ieCloDipt1.1, whole genome shotgun sequence genomic window:
- the LOC135948620 gene encoding glutamate-gated chloride channel-like isoform X2 gives MHILDIYKIDDEDQEFGVSMYIRQRWTDPRVKFSATNPDITHVVLNDRDKLWVPDTFFVNERRTKFSEALTENSFIKIFNDGRVIYSTRVHTTLSCPLNHAKFPFDVQSCSFTLESYGHKRKELEYVWYEDKDFPVTVGKKLTTKPFQLRGYGIDACCKPNALCEYSCLTVDFLLSRRGFGRYLLQAYLPITFAVALAYLCLWLRTDWTIKVFLSAVSILCTAILAAFASSLGPETNDCTALDAWGFWSVVLSTLPMIVLIISRLLTPKVEEAKDEKLEKGEIKESLLGSRVEKIAIYMFPLIFALYNFVYWANYANRMSPENAIADERKVIVLDP, from the exons ATGCACATTCTGGacatttacaaaattgatgACGAGGACCAG GAATTTGGAGTGAGCATGTACATCCGTCAACGCTGGACCGACCCAAGAGTAAAGTTCTCCGCCACGAACC CTGACATCACTCATGTCGTTCTGAACGATCGAGATAAGCTCTGGGTGCCCGACACATTCTTCGTCAACGAGCGCAGGACGAAATTTAGCGAAGCCCTCACTGAAAACTcgttcatcaaaattttcaacgacGGCCGTGTCATTTACAGCACGAGAGTGCACACCACTCTTTCCTGCCCGCTCAACCACGCTAAATTCCCCTTCGACGTACAATCCTGCAGCTTCACCCTTGAAAGCT ATGGACACAAGAGGAAAGAACTTGAATACGTCTGGTATGAAGATAAAGACTTCCCAGTTACAGTCGGCAAGAAGCTGACAACCAAGCCATTCCAGCTTAGGGGCTACGGAATTGACGCATGCTGCAAACCAAACGCACTCTGCG AATACAGCTGTCTAACGGTTGACTTTCTGCTAAGCCGCCGCGGATTTGGCCGTTATCTGTTGCAAGCGTATTTGCCAATTACATTTGCGGTCGCTCTCGCTTACCTTTGTCTCTGGCTGCGCACGGATTGGACCATCAAGGTGTTCCTCTCGGCAGTAAGCATCTTGTGTACCGCCATTCTGGCTGCATTCGCTTCCTCTCTCGGACCAGAGACCAACGACTGCACTGCCCTTGACGCGTGGGGTTTCTGGAGTGTGGTGCTTTCAACGCTGCCAATGATTGTGTTGATTATTTCCAGGCTTCTGACACCAAAG GTTGAAGAGGCCAAGGacgaaaaacttgaaaaggGAGAGATCAAAGAAAGCCTGCTTGGATCCCGCGTTGAGAAAATCGCTATCTACATGTTTCCTCTAATTTTCGCACTGTATAATTTCGTGTATTGGGCAAACTATGCAAACAGAATGAGTCCAGAAAATGCAATTGCAGATGAACGGAAGGTAATTGTGTTAGATCCTTAA
- the LOC135948627 gene encoding heat shock factor-binding protein 1, whose amino-acid sequence MAETPDMKNLDEQQNYALANNSDPKNVQELTTYVQTLLQQMQDRFQTMSDQIITRIDEMGNRIDDLEKNIADLMTQAGVEGPDK is encoded by the exons ATGGCGGAGACTCCAGACATGAAAAACTTGGATGAGCAACAAAATTATGCCCTGGCGAACAATAGCGACCCTAAAAATGTACAGGAGCTGACCACATAC GTGCAAACTTTGTTGCAGCAGATGCAGGATAGATTCCAAACCATGTCTGACCAGATTATCACGAGAA TAGATGAAATGGGCAACCGCATTGATGATCTTGAGAAGAACATTGCTGATTTGATGACACAGGCAGGCGTGGAGGGTcctgacaaataa
- the LOC135948621 gene encoding uncharacterized protein LOC135948621, which translates to MILFHSPFTVHCGILLNIAISVVLFYPVRGTSTSILMMKNAKKVKRPLRNKNKSDSLEKKDESDTDIQTEEETSKEKETEMASKKINADALASDFKLQSEVYLNRLEEVHEQSVQDLRTKYKKIFLTVEKDILDLTLNQFHRLQQSFLQELNAINVQEDDEELPGEAQQRQITQSPNVTSSKRTGSSRERLGASLEADKAPPVVVVQPEAESDESEDDFDDAQSNGDLQPMNTDQPKLSALVPFTPPSNGSASLLNHGTNHQGSIFTGMPLLNLFIPVSNGMAVTVLPQPVTNFGPLPEISPSIMRGLKIIQSNISVLTKAWEKQQKRSLGRKSIISGSSRK; encoded by the exons ATGATCCTGTTTCATTCTCCATTCACTGTTCACTGTGGTATTTTGTTGAATATTGCCATTTCTGTTGTTTTATTCTATCCAGTTCGCGGAACATCTACGTCTATCCTGATGATGAAGAATGCGAAGAAAGTGAAACGCCCTTTGCGTAACAAAAACAAGAGCGACAGCCTTGAAAAGAAAGACGAAAGTGACACTGACATTCAAACCGAGGAAGAAACAAGcaaagaaaaggaaacagaGATGGCATCAAAGAAAATCAACGCTGACGCTCTTGCCTCCGACTTCAAGCTGCAAT CTGAAGTTTACCTGAACCGTTTGGAAGAAGTCCATGAGCAAAGCGTGCAGGACCTGCGCACGAAgtataagaaaatatttttgacggTTGAAAAAGACATTCTTGATCTAACTTTGAACCAGTTTCACAGG CTGCAGCAAAGTTTTCTTCAAGAGCTCAATGCTATCAACGTGCAAGAAGATGATGAAGAACTTCCAGGGGAAGCACAACAAAGACAAATCACACAATCTCCTAATGTCACAAGTTCAAAGAGAACTGGAAGCTCTAGAGAAAGACTGGGGGCTTCACTTGAGGCAGATAAAGCTCCACCAGTTGTTGTGGTCCAACCTGAGGCTGAGAGCGATGAGAGCGAGGATGATTTTGACGACGCTCAGTCAAACGGAGACCTTCAGCCGATGAATACTGATCAGCCGAAGCTA TCAGCACTTGTCCCTTTCACACCTCCAAGCAATGGAAGTGCCAGTCTGCTAAATCATGGAACCAATCACCAGGGAAGTATTTTTACTGGGATGCCGCTGCTGAACTTGTTCATTCCTGTGTCAAATGGAATG GCTGTGACTGTCCTGCCTCAACCAGTGACAAACTTTGGTCCACTTCCTGAAATCTCACCCAGCATTATGCGAGGccttaaaatcattcaaagtAACATTTCTGTCCTCACCAAGGCCTGGGAGAAACAACAGAAGCGCTCTTTGGGCAGGAAGTCCATTATATCTGGATCTTCaagaaaatga
- the LOC135948622 gene encoding CBY1-interacting BAR domain-containing protein 1-like — protein sequence MFPRPQPLIPGDNQTKFIQDRLTDSERQLGDLCQSLGSYTKCYARVRNQTDEVVHNIVKNAESEEICKSSSAAFIEFANSFSSIADSREIFVKRLETQILEPFSAIGAQSREVRESIKSSLSAKEKEILRKRGVEKTRQRNPRNRQKILMAETELARASADVSRTLRSLEEQMYSFEALKMSVTTKALKNLIVAEMALHAQEMELLTKAYDDLQAMDQEQDLEEFRKALREPSAFKEKKSNFRSIANLFMGSGKSSLEKSSKKSLSKSLGDISSPSSALDKKSSSRKSLPGESKVQKLTISDDEDDDESTENTASTDEEDQEAEIPKAIKQKRKFSKMYMN from the exons atgtttcctagGCCACAACCATTGATACCAGG CGATAACCAGACAAAATTCATCCAAGACAGACTGACTGATTCAGAGAGGCAGTTGGGGGATCTTTGTCAGTCTTTAGGAAGCTACACTAAATGCTATGCGCG TGTCCGCAATCAAACTGACGAGGTGGTTCACAATATAGTGAAGAATGCAGAGAGTgaagaaatttgcaaaagcaGTAGTGCTGCGTTCATAGAATTCGCAAATTCGTTTTCCTCGATCGCCGACTCTag agaaatatttgtgaaaagactggaaacacaaattttggaACCATTTTCCGCCATTGGAGCGCAAAGCAGGGAAGTGAGGGAAAGCATTAAATCTTCACTCTCGGCAAAGGAAAAAGAAATCTTAAGAAAGAGAGGCGTGGAGAAAACAAGACAGAGAAATCCAAGAAACAGGCAAAAGATC ctGATGGCAGAAACAGAATTAGCACGGGCCAGTGCTGATGTTTCAAGGACTCTGAGATCTCTTGAGGAACAAATGTACTCATTTGAAGCACTTAAAATGAGCGTAACCACCAAGGCTTTGAAAAATCTAATCGTGGCAGAGATGGCTCTTCACGCACAGGAAATGGAGCTGTTGACCAAAGCATATGATGATTTGCAGGCTATGGATCAGGAGCAGGACTTGGAG GAATTCAGGAAAGCTCTTCGGGAACCTTCAGCATTTAAGGAGAAAAAATCCAACTTCCGTTCGATAGCCAATCTTTTCATGGGTTCTGGCAAATCAAGTTTGGAAAAAAGCTCCAAAAAGAGTTTGTCAAAATCTCTGGGAGATATCTCCAGCCCGTCAAGCGctctg GATAAGAAGAGCTCATCAAGAAAAAGTTTGCCTGGCGAATCGAAAGTGCAGAAATTAACTATTTCTGATGACGAAGATGATGACGAATCAACTGAGAATACTGCTTCAACCGACGAGGAAGACCAAGAAGCTGAAATACCGAAGGCTATTAAacagaagaggaaattttccaaaatgtatATGAACTGA
- the LOC135948620 gene encoding glutamate-gated chloride channel-like isoform X1, whose translation MMRVYIALLAVSYTFAASSATVTNMEDVLLQIFPDVKTNLALRPPDLNSTQVAVNMHILDIYKIDDEDQEFGVSMYIRQRWTDPRVKFSATNPDITHVVLNDRDKLWVPDTFFVNERRTKFSEALTENSFIKIFNDGRVIYSTRVHTTLSCPLNHAKFPFDVQSCSFTLESYGHKRKELEYVWYEDKDFPVTVGKKLTTKPFQLRGYGIDACCKPNALCEYSCLTVDFLLSRRGFGRYLLQAYLPITFAVALAYLCLWLRTDWTIKVFLSAVSILCTAILAAFASSLGPETNDCTALDAWGFWSVVLSTLPMIVLIISRLLTPKVEEAKDEKLEKGEIKESLLGSRVEKIAIYMFPLIFALYNFVYWANYANRMSPENAIADERKVIVLDP comes from the exons ATGATGCGTGTTTACATCGCTCTTTTAGCTGTCAGCTACACCTTCGCAGCCTCCAG cGCTACTGTTACCAACATGGAAGACGTTTTACTGCAGATTTTTCCAGACGTCAAAACTAATTTGGCTTTGAGACCACCAG atttaaattctACGCAGGTGGCGGTTAATATGCACATTCTGGacatttacaaaattgatgACGAGGACCAG GAATTTGGAGTGAGCATGTACATCCGTCAACGCTGGACCGACCCAAGAGTAAAGTTCTCCGCCACGAACC CTGACATCACTCATGTCGTTCTGAACGATCGAGATAAGCTCTGGGTGCCCGACACATTCTTCGTCAACGAGCGCAGGACGAAATTTAGCGAAGCCCTCACTGAAAACTcgttcatcaaaattttcaacgacGGCCGTGTCATTTACAGCACGAGAGTGCACACCACTCTTTCCTGCCCGCTCAACCACGCTAAATTCCCCTTCGACGTACAATCCTGCAGCTTCACCCTTGAAAGCT ATGGACACAAGAGGAAAGAACTTGAATACGTCTGGTATGAAGATAAAGACTTCCCAGTTACAGTCGGCAAGAAGCTGACAACCAAGCCATTCCAGCTTAGGGGCTACGGAATTGACGCATGCTGCAAACCAAACGCACTCTGCG AATACAGCTGTCTAACGGTTGACTTTCTGCTAAGCCGCCGCGGATTTGGCCGTTATCTGTTGCAAGCGTATTTGCCAATTACATTTGCGGTCGCTCTCGCTTACCTTTGTCTCTGGCTGCGCACGGATTGGACCATCAAGGTGTTCCTCTCGGCAGTAAGCATCTTGTGTACCGCCATTCTGGCTGCATTCGCTTCCTCTCTCGGACCAGAGACCAACGACTGCACTGCCCTTGACGCGTGGGGTTTCTGGAGTGTGGTGCTTTCAACGCTGCCAATGATTGTGTTGATTATTTCCAGGCTTCTGACACCAAAG GTTGAAGAGGCCAAGGacgaaaaacttgaaaaggGAGAGATCAAAGAAAGCCTGCTTGGATCCCGCGTTGAGAAAATCGCTATCTACATGTTTCCTCTAATTTTCGCACTGTATAATTTCGTGTATTGGGCAAACTATGCAAACAGAATGAGTCCAGAAAATGCAATTGCAGATGAACGGAAGGTAATTGTGTTAGATCCTTAA
- the LOC135948619 gene encoding phospholipase A2 group XV-like, with protein MPTEKYTALGFLSILLLISASTGATEAAIRHPIILVPGDGGSQIDAKLNKTEVVHYLCEKKTNDFFNTWLNLELLVPVVIDCLVDNLRLVYNNETRTTSNSPGVETRVPGFGDTSSVEWLDPSQLSLSKYFNNIANTLVSKLNYTRGVDLHGAPYDFRKAPNEHEEFFANMEATIEETVKRNGQSAVIVTHSMGGLMALAFLQRQSQSWKDKHVSSLVTLAAPWGGSVKTVKVFVTGDNLGVIILSSGTLKDQQITSPSLAWLLPSSLFWKPDEPLVLTHEKNYSLSNLRDYFSDIDWLTGWEMRKDTEKYSLNFTAPGVEVHCAHGVGVATVEQLKYAKDKFPDSSPGLIMGDGDGTVNLRSLEGCSKWNQAQNNGKKIYHQTFPGLDHMESLRNDKIAQFVLNLMRVKINVP; from the exons ATGCCGACCGAAAAATACACAGCGTTGGGCTTTCTCTCAATTCTTCTGCTGATATCAGCGTCGACAGGTGCAACCGAGGCCGCTATTCGACATCCGATTATTTTAG tgCCTGGAGATGGAGGAAGTCAGATTGACGCAAAACTGAACAAGACTGAAGTGGTGCACTATTTGTGCGAGAAAAAGACCAATGACTTTTTCAATACGTGGCTCAACTTGGAACTTCTCGTCCCAGTCGTGATAGACTGTCTG GTGGACAATTTACGGCTTGTGTACAACAATGAGACGAGAACCACGAGCAACTCTCCAGGCGTGGAAACTCGGGTGCCAGGTTTTGGAGATACTAGTTCAGTTGAGTGGCTCGACCCAAGCCAACTTTCGCTTTCCAAGTACTTCAATAATATTGCTAACACCCTGGTCAGCAAACTAAACTACACGCGCGGGGTTGATTTGCACGGCGCGCCATATGACTTCAGAAAAGCCCCAA ATGAGCACGAGGAGTTTTTCGCTAACATGGAAGCGACCATTGAGGAGACGGTGAAGAGGAACGGACAAAGCGCGGTTATCGTGACACACAGTATGGGCGGCTTGATGGCGCTGGCTTTCTTGCAGAGACAAAGCCAGAGCTGGAAAGACAAGCACGTCAGTTCTCTAGTTACCCTAGCCGCACCCTGGGGAGGGTCAGTGAAGACAGTCAAGGTCTTTGTCACTG GTGACAATCTAGGCGTGATAATTTTGAGCAGTGGCACTCTCAAGGATCAGCAAATCACTTCGCCGTCGCTCGCCTGGCTCCTACCGTCATCGCTCTTTTGGAAGCCCGACGAGCCACTTGTCCTTACTcatgagaaaaattactcGCTCAGCAATCTTCGCGACTATTTCAG TGACATCGACTGGCTGACTGGCTGGGAAATGCGAAAAGACACAGAGAAATATTCATTAAACTTCACGGCACCTGGTGTGGAAGTGCACTGCGCGCATGGTGTAGGAGTAGCCACAGTAGAGCAACTTAAGTACGCCAAAGACAAATTCCCAGACTCGTCGCCAgg actGATCATGGGGGATGGTGATGGAACAGTTAATCTGCGGAGTTTGGAGGGTTGCTCAAAGTGGAATCAGGCCCAAAATAACGGCAAGAAAATCTACCACCAAACCTTTCCAGGCTTAGACCATATGGAATCGCtcagaaatgacaaaattgcTCAGTTTGTGCTCAATCTgatgagagtaaaaattaatgttccgTAA
- the LOC135948623 gene encoding ankyrin repeat and SOCS box protein 1-like — translation MSVMVLSLHSSQCRQSDADVLQMDEVLERDPDALERRAEFSFCGQLTPLQSAVYRNHTVCVNFLIKKGANVNAVTGTGHHTALYIAIYRKYLNMVEILLEKGASTKSHLAPYTNAEKQLICESWYFHLAVTFEFLDIAKKLVEYGSNTEDFDKHTGNQILHAAEIAAAKPSPEVLLLALQYGPSIGERSVAKEGERAQGSSLVLCTVGNKWSMTSDVKVEKLKLVWTLLSKFGHSFWCTDNKGRNVQKVLERKRTKNSNINLPDSIFVDLLDFLEALMFNPLSLQDLCRIAVRSRLGQGAQQKINSIGSIPQTVQSFLKFELL, via the exons ATGAGCGTGATGGTGCTGAGTCTTCACTCGTCGCAGTGCAGACAGTCAGACGCGGACGTGCTGCAAATGGACGAAGTGCTGGAGCGCGACCCTGACGCCCTCGAGAGAAGGGCAGAGTTTTCCTTCTGCGGTCAATTGACTCCCTTGCAGAGTGCAGTCTACAGAAACCACACTGTCTGCGTTAACTTTTTAATCAAG aaagGGGCCAACGTAAATGCTGTCACTGGGACTGGACATCACACGGCTCTGTACATTGCTATTTACCGCAAATATCTGAACATGGTTGAGATCCTTCTGGAGAAGGGTGCATCCACCAAGAGCCACCTTGCGCCCTACACCAACGCTGAAAAGCAACTCATTTGCGAATCATG GTACTTCCACCTGGCTgtcacttttgaatttttggatatTGCCAAGAAATTAGTAGAATACGGCTCCAACACAGAAGACTTTGACAAGCACACGggcaatcaaattttacatgCAGCAGAG ATTGCAGCTGCTAAGCCAAGCCCGGAAGTGCTACTGCTGGCGCTGCAATATGGACCAAGCATTGGCGAGCGGTCTGTAGCGAAAGAAGGTGAGCGGGCCCAGGGATCGTCACTGGTGCTCTGCACAGTGGGTAACAAGTGGTCCATGACATCAGACGTTAAGGTGGAGAAGCTCAAGCTTGTATGGACATTATTGTCCAAGTTTGGACACAGTTTCTGGTGCACAGACAATAAGGGGCGAAACGTTCAAAAAGTGCTTGAGAGGAAGCGCACAAAAAACtcaaacattaatttgccAGACAGTATATTTGTTGACCTCTTGGACTTCCTTGAAGCGTTGATGTTCAATCCGCTGAGTTTGCAGGATCTCTGTCGGATCGCAGTGCGTAGCAGACTAGGTCAGGGGGCACAACAGAAAATCAACAGTATCGGTAGCATACCGCAAACTGTTCAGAGCTTTTTGAAGTTTGAACTGTTATGA